Genomic window (Candidatus Nitrosocosmicus arcticus):
AGTCAACTTTGTAGCTATAGATATCAATAATTAATATACTGTTATAATCTTGTGTTGATGTATAATTAAACCGTCTATGGTGTATTATTATAGAATAATCAACGATATAAGTTATATAATACATTCTTCTATATTATTGTGTGAAATATCGGAACAGGACCGAAATAATTTCTAATATCCTAAATGCCGCTAATGGAGGCATTTCAAAAACTAAAATAATGTACAAGGCCTTTCTATCATATGCTCAAATAAAGGAATATTTGCCTATACTATTAGAAAATAACTTGTTGGCTCTTGGTACCGATGGCAAATACAGGACTACTGAAAAGGGTATTAGATTCTTAAAGATGAATGAGGAGATTCAAGAATTAATCGAATCAAAATCACTTCAGGATGATTTTACCTAAATATCATTTATTCCGATATGAATAATTTTAGTAAAATAATAGTTTGATCTTAATAAAATAGGGCTTTAGCTTATCAAATAATCCTATTTTTAGCTTGAATATAAAAAACAATATATTGTTATGGTAAGAAATAGAGATGGAATTACGCAATGCTAGTTGTTAAAATTCTTCATCTAGGAATCTTGTTTGCTGTTTTTATCTTTACTATTCATATTAATGCTGTTTATGCTACAGTTGATGCCAAAAATAACAATAGTTCTTCAACCAGTAATAACACCTCCTCAATAAAGCCTGACAATTATGCTATTAAAGTGGGAGAAGGAAATAATACCTCATCCATTACAAAGTATTTTCCTGATTATGTAGAAATAACTGCCGGGGATAGTATAACGTGGTATAACGGAGTCGATGTTCCAAATCCTCATACTGTTACCTTTATAAGGGATTTGGATAATATCGAAAAGATCGGAGTTCCATTCTCCGTTCCTAATAACACAAAATTTATCCCTGTACTAAATAATCTGGGCGAGCCATTAGAAGAAAAGACTAGTAATGGAACGAAGGTTGTTATGATGTTAAATGCACGAGCATTAACTCCTACGGTGATTACATCAGGTGATAAAGTAATGAAACTAAAAAAAGATTCCGTATATGCTTATAACGGAAGTGAAAAATTTGTTAACTCTGGACCGTTGCTATCTTTAGATAAAGAACAGAACTTTGATTACTCTTTTAGCAGCTCCTTCACTGTTGTTTTTAATAAACCCGGATTTTTTGAATATACCTGTCTATTTCATCCATGGATGATCGGAAAGTTATTAGTGAAACCCTAAGTAGCTATATACCTTCTTAAATTTACCATTCATGATCTAACTATATATTTTCTAACCTTTTTCATACTTCTGTAATTGACACGAAATATTGATCTCGATTCCCATGATAGCTCTGATAAAAGCTATAGTAGAAATTCTCAACAATTTTTAAACAAATTTAAAGTTAGTGTAGGTGATGAAGTGAAAATAGTTACTAAAAAAACAGAATTTTTTGGCATTATTCTACCTCGATATGAAACCTTTAGTGACAAATATATCGTTTTAAAATTGAAAAGCGGTTACAATATTGGAATTGAAATAGAACATATTTTAGAAATTATTAATAAAAATGTTGATCAATTATCAAAAAAAACTATAGCAAAATCAGATCCCGGTGATAATACCCATACTAAAGATGATAAATATAGCCACAATTTATTCGATAAAATGAATAGTTCTAAATTATTGCCAAAAATATTGCTAATTAGTACAGGTGGCACTATTGCAAGTAAAATTGATTATAGAACCGGTGGGGTAACTTCACTTTTGACTGCATCCGAATTATATTCTGCTTTTCCAGAACTTTCTGACTACGGATACATTTATCCTGAATTCTTATTCAATGAATATAGTGAAAACATGAATCCTCACCATTGGTCTGCTTTAGCGAATAGGATCTCATATGCCATTAATAACGAACAATATGATGGAATTATTATATCTCACGGTACAGATACAATGCATTATACTTCGTCTGCATTAAGTTTCGCTCTACAAAATATCCCCATTCCTGTAGTTTTGGTTGGTTCTCAGCGATCATCCGATAGACCTTCTTCCGATGCATTCAGCAATCTAGTTGGTGCAATAAGATTTATCAAGGATGCAAAATATTCGGGCATTTTTGTTTGTATGCACCATAATATTTCAGATGAAGTAATTGCATGTCATCTTGGTACACGAGTAAGAAAAAATCATACCAGCAAACGTGATGCATTTAAATCACTTGATGGTATACCTTTTGCCTTAATTGAGAATTCGGACATAAAATACGATAAGTTATTACACAATGGAATAGAACGTGCGAATATATCAAACAATTTTACTTCAAGGACAGCTTTTAACGATAGAGTGTTTCTATTGAAATTCTATCCTGGGTTTAGTTCTTCATTTCTTGAGAACTTTTTACAGTTGGATTATAAAGTCATTATATTGGAGGGCACTGGGCTTGGGCATGTGAGTAAAGGCTGCTTTCCTATTTTAAAAAAACTAATAAATTCCGGCATTTTTGTTTTTATGACTTCACAATGTATATTTGGTACGGTACAGATGACCGTTTATGACACGGGCAGAGACCTTTTGGGTTTGGGTGTTATCCCACTTTCAAATATGAGTTCGGAGACCGCTGTTGTTAAAGCAATGTGGGCATTAGGCAATAATGCAGATGCCGAGGATT
Coding sequences:
- a CDS encoding cupredoxin domain-containing protein — its product is MLVVKILHLGILFAVFIFTIHINAVYATVDAKNNNSSSTSNNTSSIKPDNYAIKVGEGNNTSSITKYFPDYVEITAGDSITWYNGVDVPNPHTVTFIRDLDNIEKIGVPFSVPNNTKFIPVLNNLGEPLEEKTSNGTKVVMMLNARALTPTVITSGDKVMKLKKDSVYAYNGSEKFVNSGPLLSLDKEQNFDYSFSSSFTVVFNKPGFFEYTCLFHPWMIGKLLVKP
- a CDS encoding winged helix-turn-helix domain-containing protein → MKYRNRTEIISNILNAANGGISKTKIMYKAFLSYAQIKEYLPILLENNLLALGTDGKYRTTEKGIRFLKMNEEIQELIESKSLQDDFT
- the gatD gene encoding Glu-tRNA(Gln) amidotransferase subunit GatD, producing the protein MTRNIDLDSHDSSDKSYSRNSQQFLNKFKVSVGDEVKIVTKKTEFFGIILPRYETFSDKYIVLKLKSGYNIGIEIEHILEIINKNVDQLSKKTIAKSDPGDNTHTKDDKYSHNLFDKMNSSKLLPKILLISTGGTIASKIDYRTGGVTSLLTASELYSAFPELSDYGYIYPEFLFNEYSENMNPHHWSALANRISYAINNEQYDGIIISHGTDTMHYTSSALSFALQNIPIPVVLVGSQRSSDRPSSDAFSNLVGAIRFIKDAKYSGIFVCMHHNISDEVIACHLGTRVRKNHTSKRDAFKSLDGIPFALIENSDIKYDKLLHNGIERANISNNFTSRTAFNDRVFLLKFYPGFSSSFLENFLQLDYKVIILEGTGLGHVSKGCFPILKKLINSGIFVFMTSQCIFGTVQMTVYDTGRDLLGLGVIPLSNMSSETAVVKAMWALGNNADAEDFVRIMKTDYSNEISNMLSLV